The Clostridiales bacterium sequence CTGATACTTCCTCATGAGAGAAAGATATTTCACCTTATCGTCGTCATCCTTGAAAAGATCTACCTCGGTGATACTTCTGCACATTACATGGAATATGGCATGGTCGGACTTTTGTCTTGGCAGTCTTGGCATAAAAAACACCTCAATCCAAATATATTTTATCTGTATTATTGCCAAAAGATTGAGATGTATTCTTCTGCTTAACCGTCCCCCAAGCGCAGTCATCAGTTTGTTTGTTTTGCTTAACCGTCCCTCAGCTTCTGGAAAATGCAAGAATTATTTGCTATAATATAAAAGATATAGCTTGTTTTACTTTTCCGAATTCAAAGTAATATAAAACGATTAACTATTTTCTGATAATTTAGGATGCAAAGTAATTTAAAGCACAAAGAAATATTTGAAGAGCTTATCAATAATTTATCTGGAGGCTTAAAAATGAAGGACAATAGGCATATCAAATTTAGTAATCGGATTATTTGTTTATTAATGTTACTGCTGTTTGCATTTTCATTTTCAGGTTGTTACTTTTTCCCGAAGGAGGAAAAGGTTCTTGCACCTCCTTTAATAGAACCCCCGAAGATTACTTATGATACTATCGATGTAAAAAAGGGAACCATTGAAAAGAAAGTGACAGGTACTGCTAATTTTGAGTCATCGGATCAGAAAGATGTTTTTTTTGCTTTCAAAGGCGGAAATTTGAAAAACATATATGTGAAATTGGGGGATAAGGTTAAAAAAGGACAGTTGATCGCAGAGCTTGATACCGGCCACATGGAAAGCCAGATAAAGATCGCAGAGCTGGATCTTAAGTTTAAGCAGTTAGATTATGATAGTGAAAAATCCAAGGGTACAACGGGTACTGACCTTGAGAAGAAAGATATAGAGGTGCAGAAAGCGAAGATAAACCTTGACGATCTAAAACAGGAATATAATAAATCCAAACTGGTGGCGCCGATTTCAGGACAGGTTGTATTTATAGACAAGATAAGCACAGGGGATTATATAAATGCTTTCAAGCCTATACTTAAGATTGCGGACCCCGGTAAGCTTCAGCTGCAGTATCAGACCGACAATACAAGTGATTTTCAGCTTGGAATGGCCGTCGATATAAAATTCAAGGACAAGATGTACAAGGGCAAAGTCGTTATGACTCCGGCCAACATGCCGTATGGAGCCGATGAGAGTTTAAAAAAGACGATAATTATCAGCCTGAACTCTGTTCCGTCCGGTACAGAAATAGGCGATAGCGCGGATATTAATGTAACGTTGCAGAAAAAGGAAAATGTCATAGTACTTCCGAGAAACGTGATAAACACATTTGCTTCGAGAAATTAT is a genomic window containing:
- a CDS encoding transposase; the encoded protein is MPRLPRQKSDHAIFHVMCRSITEVDLFKDDDDKVKYLSLMRKYQKLYQFKVYGYCLMDNHAHFIIDVNGADISTIMHSVNFSYAMYF
- a CDS encoding efflux RND transporter periplasmic adaptor subunit; protein product: MKDNRHIKFSNRIICLLMLLLFAFSFSGCYFFPKEEKVLAPPLIEPPKITYDTIDVKKGTIEKKVTGTANFESSDQKDVFFAFKGGNLKNIYVKLGDKVKKGQLIAELDTGHMESQIKIAELDLKFKQLDYDSEKSKGTTGTDLEKKDIEVQKAKINLDDLKQEYNKSKLVAPISGQVVFIDKISTGDYINAFKPILKIADPGKLQLQYQTDNTSDFQLGMAVDIKFKDKMYKGKVVMTPANMPYGADESLKKTIIISLNSVPSGTEIGDSADINVTLQKKENVIVLPRNVINTFASRNYVQILDKNIPVERDVELGMQTPTEVEIVKGLNEGEKVIQR